From one Kwoniella shandongensis chromosome 4, complete sequence genomic stretch:
- a CDS encoding mitochondrial 37S ribosomal protein uS17m: MPYQPNHIFKGVVTKVGVMRKTATVTVERIFEHPKILKEIKRHKKYLVHDENEVARLEDKVTIIHGARTSRRKAFRLHSIVSRDTRKYPDEPIPSTIAEPSLKPRKERRRLDSVPAAKEESTQGQGQGQGGVLEALKDLKDSVVGLTR; encoded by the exons ATGCCATACCAGCCCAATCACATCTTTAAGGGTGTCGTCACCAAGGTCGGAGTGATGCGGAAGACTGCGACAGTCACC GTCGAGCGAATATTCGAACATCCGAAGATCTTGAAGGAGATTAAGAGACATAAGAAGTATCTTGTTCACGACGAgaatgaag TCGCCAGACTAGAAGACAAAGTCACAATCATCCACGGCGCCCGAACATCACGTCGAAAAGCTTTCAGACTACATTCCATCGTATCTCGCGATACACGAAAATATCCCGACGAACCTATTCCTTCCACGATCGCTGAACCGAGTTTGAAGCCtagaaaggagaggaggagactgGATAGTGTGCCAGctgcgaaggaggagagtaCACAaggacagggacagggacaagGAGGCGTGTTGGAAGCGTTGAAGGATCTGAAAGATAGTGTGGTGGGATTGACGAGATGA